The Phycisphaerae bacterium genome includes a window with the following:
- a CDS encoding DUF503 domain-containing protein, giving the protein MLQLSLLIPDAMSLKDKRRAIKSLKDRLGTRHNISIAEVGELDAHRECTLAIAQVSNSRRFTESCLSKIVDEVRMSRWVSLVDYELEWV; this is encoded by the coding sequence GTGCTGCAGCTGTCTCTTCTGATCCCGGACGCCATGTCTCTCAAGGACAAGCGCCGCGCAATCAAGAGTCTGAAAGACCGTCTCGGCACGCGACACAACATCTCCATCGCCGAGGTTGGCGAACTGGATGCCCATCGTGAATGCACGCTCGCGATCGCGCAGGTGTCGAACAGTCGGCGTTTCACCGAAAGCTGCCTCTCGAAAATCGTGGACGAGGTTCGCATGAGTCGCTGGGTTAGTCTCGTTGACTATGAATTGGAGTGGGTCTGA